The Aneurinibacillus uraniidurans genome segment TGGGATTAATGTGCGGGCGTATACGTACATTCGTACAATGGGACCGGAAGGACTACGTCTCGTCTCAGAGTATGCAGTGCTGAACGCGAACTATATGATGCGTCGTCTGGCCGAGCAATATGATTTGCCGTTTGATGTGGTGTGCAAGCATGAGTTTGTTCTCTCGGGCAACCGTCAGAAAAAGCTTGGGGTACGCACGCTTGATATTGCGAAACGATTGCTTGACTTTGGGTATCATCCGCCGACGATTTATTTTCCACTTATTGTGGAGGAATGCATGATGATTGAGCCGACGGAAACCGAAACGAAAGAAACGCTGGATGCTTTCATTGAGGTGATGCTGCAAATTGCGCAGGAGGCGGAAGAAACACCAGAACTCGTGCAGGAAGCACCGCATCATACGGTAGTGGGTCGCCTGGATGAGGTGCTGGCGGCTCGCAAGCCGAAGCTGCGGTATACAAAAGAATAAGCAAGAAAACTGTGACCACCCGACATCTGTATCCGGGTGGTATTTTGTATGCGTCGCTGCTAAATACTACAGGTAAGTACGCCGCTTGCGGTGTGCATTTTGTGCTGGATTAAGGAGGGAGAACGGATGCTGTCTTCTCAGGACCTTGCGTATTTTCGTGAACGCCTTACGCGTCAGCTGCATGACTTGAAAACACGTTTAGTCGACAATGATCATTATGGGACAGGACGTGCTGCCATGCAGGAGTCGATCGGAGAACTTTCCAATTATGATAACCATCCGGCAGATACCGGAAGTGAAATGTTTGAGAGGGAGAAAGACATTGCGTTAACGGAACGAACGGAACAGGATATGTATGATACAGAGCAGGCGCTTACAGCCATTCAGAACGGCACGTATGGCACATGTGAGGTGTGCGGGGCAGAAATTCCGCGCGAACGTCTTGAAGCTATCCCACAGGCGCTTTGCTGTGTACAGCACGCCGAGCAGAACGTGCGGAACCATCGTCCGATAGAGGAAGTGGTGCTCGGGCCTCCGTTTGGCGCTTTTGATTATGATCGCTGGGATGCGACGATGTATGATGCAGAAGATGCGCTTCAAGAGGTGACGCGATACGGCACGTCGGATTCGCCAGCGGATCATCCGAGTCGGGATGGGCTTAGCTACAATGATATGTATCTGGAGGCAGAGGAGCCGGTTGGGTATGTAGAAGAAGTAGAGGGTCTGGCGATCTCGGACATGGAGGGCCATTATATAGGGATTAATACGGACTCTCTGCTCCATGAGCGTTATGAACGGCGCATTGACGAAGCGGATACGGAATGGATGACACGCCTCGAACAGTTGGATGAAATCGGTGGCGAAGCGCATGAGCGCAGCGTAGAGAGAAGATAGGGAAAGCCAAAAACCCCGATTCCTTTGAGTCGGGGTTTTTGGGTAGTCTAAATATAGAGAAGAATATATGGTACAATACAAAAGTAAGTTGGATGAAAGGAGAGTCAGTATGGAACAGTGGCGTTTTCTTGATACCGGCACAAATTCTCCAGCCATCAATATGGCGATTGATGAAGCGGTTTTGACGATACATAGTAAGGGGCTGACCCGTCCTTCCGTTCGTTTTTATGATTGGAATCCGGCGACGGTATCCATTGGTTATTTCCAGAAGGCTGAAAAAGAAATTGATCTTGCTCGTGTGCAGGAGCGTGGACTTGGATTTGTGCGCAGGGCAACAGGTGGGCGAACGGTACTGCACGATAAAGAGCTGACGTATAGTGTGGTCGTATCTGAGCACCATCCGCTTATGCCATCTGGCGTCACGGATGCGTATCGCATCATTAGCCAGGGATTGTTAGAAGGATTTCGTCTGCTTGGTATGCAGGCAGACTTGATGAATCCAGAGGCGGCGAAATTCGCAGAACCATCATCTGCTGCTTGCTTCGATGTACCGTCCTCATACGAGCTTGTTGTAGAAGGACGTAAAGTAGCAGGAAGTGCCCAAACGAGGCAGAAGGGCGTGATTTTACAGCACGGCTCGATTTTGCTGGATATGGATGCAGAACTTTTGTTTGACATTATACGATTTCCGAATGAGCGAGTGCGGGATCGATTGTTAAAAAGCTTCTATGAAAAGGCGGTTGCCATTAATGAACTGCGCAAGCAACCTGTCACGCTTGCAGAGGTAAAGCCGGCATTTCGAGAAGGGTTTGCACGCGGATTTGCAGTTGAACTAATAGACGATGTTTTAACGCAGGAAGAGTGGGAGCTAGCCGAGCAACTTGCTTATGAAAAGTATGGGAATGACGAGTGGAATTTTAGACGGTAGAAAAAGGAGACGACCGTGTTTCGGTCGTTTTTGTCTTGATTATTATGATGGCAAATGAGGAATTATCTATATATTGTGTTTAAAATTTTAAGTACATACAATATATTGACGTGCATCCAACGCTAGGGTAGACTAATAAGACATTGATTAACTGTATCAGACAGGCCGCCTTACGGTCAATTGGTACATAGTATAACTGGAGGGTGAAAAATGGAGGCAGTAACTGAATCACAAGGAAAAATGAGGCTTGAAGGTTTAAGCGAGAAAATTTTCCTTGATCGGTATGCTCTGAAAGATACAGATCCAGACCACATTCAGGAAGGCGATACGGTTCTTGTTCTAACGCATGACGATCCGAAGTTTCCGAAGAAAGAAGTCGGGATTGTAACAAAACGGACAGGTAGTGAGCTCGAGGTTGAGCTGCGGAACGGTGAGATGGTGACATCGAATGCCGATAAAGCACTCCGCACGCTAGAACAAACACCGGAAGAGATGTGGGATCGCCTGGCAAAAACGATTGCATCAGTAGAGACAACACCTGAGAAGCAGCAGGAATGGCAGGAGAAATTCCGTAGTCTATTGGATGACTGGAAGCTTGTGCCGGGCGGACGGATTGCAGCTGGAGCGGGTGCCAATGATGAATTGACACTGTATAACTGCTATGTAATCCCTTCTCCGCATGACAGCCGGGGCGGCATTATGGAAACGCTCGGTCAAATGACAGAGATCATGTCCCGAGGCGGTGGGGTTGGAATCAACCTTTCAAGTCTTCGCCCGCGCCGTGCGCAAGTAAAAGGCGTGAACGGATCGTCAAGTGGTTCGGTGTCATGGGGTGGACTGTTTAGTCATACGACCGGATTAATTGAGCAAGGTGGGAGCCGCAGGGGAGCATTGATGCTAATTATGAACGACTGGCACCCTGACCTGCTGGAGTTCATTACCGTTAAACAAAACATGGGCATGATTACAAATGCCAACCTGTCAGTAGCAATAAGTAATGGTTTTATGAAGGCTGTAAAAGAAGACCTGGAATGGGAACTGAAATTCCCGGATACGACAGACCCGGAATACGACGAAGTATGGGATGGAAACCTGGATAAATGGCTGTCACTCGGTAAAGAAGTGCGCGTATACAAAACGGTTCGCGCGCGCGATGTGTGGCACATGATTATTGAATCGGCATGGAAGTCTGCTGAACCAGGTATCGTATTCATGGAATACTACAACCAGATGTCGAACAGCTGGTATTTCAACCCGATTATTTGTACGAATCCGTGTGGGGAGCAAGGTTTGCCAGGATGGGGCGTATGCAACCTTTCTGCTATTAATCTATCAAAATTCGCTAAAGATGGCGAAGTTGATTGGGACAGCCTATCTACAGCAGTTCGTTATTCCGTTCGCTTCCTCGATAACGTGGTCGATGCAACACCGTATCATTTCGAAGAAAACAAAGCGAATCAGAAAAACGAACGTCGCGTAGGTCTTGGTACGATGGGCCTTGCAGAAATGATGATTCACCTGAAAATCCGCTACGGCAGCCCGGAATCGCTTGAATTCCTGGACAAGCTGTATGCGTTCATCGCTCGTGAATCATATCTGGCATCGTCTGAAATTGCCGCAGAAAAAGGCAGCTTCCCGGCGTTTATCGCAGATAAATTCCTGGAGAGCGGCTTCATGAAGCAGTTCGATGACGAGCTGCGTGAAACGATTCGTGAAAACGGTATGCGCAACGTAACTGTTCTGACACAGGCTCCTACTGGGTCCACAGGAACCATGGTTGGAACAAGTACCGGAATTGAGCCTTTCTATGCATTCGAATACTTCCGTCAAAGTCGCCTCGGCTTCGACAAACAGTACGTGCCAATCGCGAAACAATGGGTGGAAGAGAACGATTCCGAAACGCTGCCAGATTATTTCGTAAGCGCAATGGATCTGTCCGCAGAAGACCACGTGCGCGTACAAGGTGCGATTCAGAAATGGGTGGACAGTTCCATCAGTAAAACGGCAAACGCTCCGGCTGATTTCACAGTTGAAGAAACAAAAGCGCTGTACGAACTCGCCTTTGACCTTGGCTGCAAAGGGGTTACCATTTACCGTGATGGCAGCCGCGATGTACAAGTTCTGACAACGAAAAAAGACGAGAAAGACAGCAAGAAAGAACCGGAAAAAGCCGAAAAAATCGCGCAATCAACCGACCTTGATGAAGCAGCACCAACGAAAGACTACCGTCGTCGCCCACTTCGCCTCAAAGGTGCTACATACAAAATGAAAACACCACTTGGCAAAGCGTACATTACGGTGAATGAAGCAGATGGTGCTCCATTTGAAGTAATTGTAAACGTCGGAAAAGCAGGTAGTGACGTATTTGCGATGTCTGAAGCGCTGGGTCGTGTATCGACACTGTTCCTCCGCTTCGGTCAACTGCCAGACGGAAATAAAGCTCGCCTGTTGATTAAGCATCTCAAAGGCATCGGTGGATCAGGTGCAGTCGGCTTCGGCGCTAACCGTGTCGATTCGATTCCAGATGCGGTAGCGAAAGCGATTGAATTCTACCTTGATGGGGAAGATGACAGCGCACCGGTTGCTTCAGCAAGCGAAGTAGCTTATGCAGATATGACGGCGGCTTCAGCAACGGATACACACAAGCACGACCGTGATGAAGATGGCGATGTGTATCGGGAAGGACTTGATCTGTGTCCGGAATGCGGTGCGGCAGCCCTTGTTGCGGAAGAAGGCTGCAAGCATTGTGAGGCATGTGGATATTCACGTTGTTCATAAGATGAGTTTTCTATAAATAGCTGGATTTTCTGTGATTTTTCACTATTGATGAATAATTATACAAAAAGGTGAAGACAAACATGTCTTCACCTTTTTGCAGGAATTTAAAAACTCACATAAAAAAGCAGAAACGTTATTTTAGAGTTTAATAATTGAGAGATTCTATGATAGGTTTATAACTAAATTTGCTTTTTATAGATACACAACCAAGATTTATCCTTTGTGCATAAAAGGGTATAGGATTATTCTATATTTATAAGGATTTAGCGAAGAAAAGATAATCCGTTATCAAATCTGTCATTTAAGAAACCTCTCTATTTATTACTCGTCTTATCTAATGTTGTTGATTCTTTTAAAATAGTAAAAAATATTTTCAATCTATAAATAATAATGATACACTATGATAGGATTATAATCGATACAGAAAAGATGTGTGATTAGGTCGTGCCTGGCTTGCTATAGCGTCTAAGAAGGAGCGCCTACATCTTTTCTGCAAATCTTAGATAAAAGGACGATAAAAATGAGCAACCATACTAAAACAGACGTTATCTTAATTGGTGCCGGAATCATGAGTGCCACTTTGGGGACACTTCTGAAAGAATTAGTACCGGACTGGGACATTACAGTGTTTGAGAAGCTCGCAAACACGGGCGAGGAAAGCTCTAACGAATGGAATAATGCAGGAACGGGGCATGCGGCACTGTGCGAGCTTAACTACACCGTCGAAAAACCGGACGGATCGATAGATATTAGTAAAGCGATAAAAATCAATGAACAGTTCCAGACTTCAACGCAGTTTTGGTCTTATCTTGTAAAGCACAATCTGATACGTAATCCGCAGGACTTTATCAGGGCATTGCCTCATATGAGTTTCGTACAAGGGGAACAAAATGTAACGTTTTTAAAGAAACGTTTTGAAGCGCTGTCTAACAATCCTCTATTCCAAGGGATGGAATTTTCTGATGACCCGGGAAAACTGATGGAATGGATTCCGCTTATTATGAAAGACCGGACATCGAATGAACCTATAGCAGCAACAAAAATCGACTCTGGAACGGATGTCAACTTTGGCGCTTTAACACGCATGTTGTTTGACAACTTAAAGAGTAAAAACGTCGATGTAAAATTCAAACATAGTGTTGATAATATTAAACGTACGAGCGACGGCTCATGGGAATTGAAAGTGCGGAATGTCGATAGCGGTACCGTCGAACGCCATACTGCAAAATTCGTCTTTATCGGTGGCGGGGGAGGAAGCCTGCATTTACTGCAAAAATCCGGTATTCCTGAAGGGAAACATATCGGAGGATTCCCGGTAAGTGGACTATTTATGGTGTGTAATAACCCAGATGTTGTAGAGCAGCATCATGCAAAAGTATACGGAAAAGCTAAGGTTGGGGCTCCTCCAATGTCTGTTCCGCATCTTGACACAAGATTTATCGATAATAAGAAATCGTTGCTATTTGGACCGTTTGCTGGCTTCTCACCAAAGTTTTTAAAATCCGGTTCAATGTTCGATTTGTTAACTTCCGTAAAAACGGATAATCTCGTAACTATGTTGGCGGCAGGCGCAAAAAATGTTCCATTGACAAAATACCTGATCGAGCAAGTTATGTTATCGAAAGAACAGCGCATGGAAGAATTACGGGAGTTTATCCCAAGCGCTAAAAGCGAGGATTGGGGTATGGTAGTAGCGGGTCAACGTGTACAAGTTATTAAAGATACTGCAGCCGGCAAAGGAACGCTTCAATTTGGTACGGAAGTTGTTAGTGCCGCTGATGGCTCAATAGCAGCATTGCTTGGCGCTTCTCCGGGTGCTTCTACTGCCGTTCACGTTATGCTTGAGGTAATAAAAAAATGCTTCCCGCAACATCTACAAGAATGGGAATCGAAAATAAAAGAAATGATTCCTTCTTATGGTGTGTCACTACTGGAAAATCCAGAGCTTATCGATGAAATTCATACTTCAACAGCGCAAACACTTGGCTTAGAGGATAAAAAACAGTACGCGTACGTATAAGACGGTCCTACTGTATGCTCAGACATTAGAAAGACAAATGAGCAATGCCGTACTAGAAAAATTGGCAAATCCAGAATAACCAAAAAACTCGTATGTTAAAGGAAGCATAAATTGCCGTTTTGGCAAATTTATGTTTCCTTTAGTTGTTTTAAGTACCTTTATTGGTTTAGTCGACAGATGTCAAGTTTGATGACTGTTGGCCAATCGTTTTTCTGCCTATATATCCTTTTCCTATAATTATATAATCTTATTGTAAAATATATGTTTTTATTTCTAAAAATTTAAAATAAATCTAGGTAAATGAATTTTAACATTTCTTCAAAATTAATCAGACAGAATGATTGAGCCTGGTAGAATATCTACCAGGCTATTCATGTTATCGATATACTTTTTCTTAGCCTATTCTAAGAAAACAATGATACACTATTCTTTGCTGTACGATATCAAGAAAAGGAGAGAATTTTTTTGTATAAACCACCTGTAAAACAGCCGGTTGAACAAGAGCCACAAACTACAAAGAAAAGAGTTACCCGAAAAAAGCCAAAGAAAAAGTTCAGAAGAAGGGTGTTTTTCCTTTTTCTTGGATTATGTTATATATATGTTTCTACCGCTTTATTTGTTTTTAAGGGACCCTATCAAAATGTGAAAGATTACGCACTTCAATCGCTGGGGACTACACAGCATCCGAATCTTTGGATCTCTCTTTTTTCACTAAATACCGTTTCTGCGGCAGAAATTGCGAAGTATACGGTTGGAACTGGACAGCCTACTGTGGACAGCAGCGGGAATGCAACTGGATTTGGTGATTTTGGAGGCATTAAGGACAGCTCGATCCAAATTGAGGATTACAAAGATAATACGTACTCCGCAAAGATTATGCTTGTTCGTGATCCGATGCGCCTCAAAGTTGCCGTTACCAATCAAATAGGTAAGGTTGGCCAAACAGTAAGTGAAATGGTGCGTGATAACAATGCGGTAGCTGGCGTGAACGGTGGGTCGTTTCAGGATGTTGGCTGGCATGGAACCGGGGGAGATCCGCTCGGGACAACCATGCATGATGGAAAATATTATGCCACTAGTGAAAACAGCAATGTGATTGGGATCACCTCAAGTGGTTCTTTGATTTCAGGAAAATATTCAGTGAAAGAACTGCAGGATATGGGAGTGAAGGAAGCTCTCTCATTTGGACCGATTCTTGTGAAAGACGGGCAAGGACTGGTTCGTGGCAATGGTGGCTGGGGGAATGCTCCCCGTACGGCAATTGGTCAGAAGGCCGACGGTACGATCATTCTTATTGTTACAGACGGTCGCTTTGTTCATGGACCTGAGAATCTCGGGGCAACCTTGCATGACATACAGGATCTTATGTTGAAATACGGAGCTGTCACCGCAGTTAATCTGGACGGCGGTTCTTCTACTACGATGGTGTATAATGGGAAGCTGGTAAATGAACCAAGTGATGTACTTGGAGAAAGAAAAATCGCGACTTCATTTATCGTTATGCCGGAATAGGAGGAGGCAATTTGAAAAAAGTTATTTGGTTTTTGTTACTTGTAACGGGGATGCAAATTGGAATACTCTCGCATTATAATCACTTGCTAGATAGGGGAGTCAAAGGGACGGATACAGCTGCGGTTACACTTTTTGACGGGCAGACCGATCTGATGGCTTTGTCTGCTAGCAAAAATCTTGTTGCGTATGTTGATGAGCAGAATACACTTCATGTAAAAGACGTAACAAGCAACCAAGAAGTGTATACGCTTAGCAATGAAGGCAAGATCGATTATATAACTTGGATTCAGGATAACGGATTGCTGCTTGGAATTAGTAAAGGAAAAGGCTCGAATAAAAAACTGGTCGTAAAAACAGCGATGCTTTCAACGAATAATGTTCGGACTATCCGGACGATTGGCCCGGTATCGTCCACTTCGACGTTTAAACAGATGACGTTTAGCCCGTTTACGAACGATATTTATATACTGGTTGGCAACAAAAATATCTCTAAGCTTTATCATGTCGGTACAAGTGGGGACTTTAAGATGATGAATGTCAGCAGTTACTATGTTGATGATATTCTTATGGCATCCACCAAAAATGAGCTGTTTTTTGAAGATGTAAAACAGCACATTCCGTACTTGCATAGCCGGGATGAAAAGGGAACTCATCGAATCGAAAAGAATGCGGTACCGCTTCGAGCGATTAACGATACGTTGTATTACGGCAAGCTTGATGATACTGGTGATGTTACTTCTATCTATACGTATGAACAGGGGACCTCGAATAAAATTATCGACATCAGTCAGCCGATTAAGCCGGATCGTCTACTTGTCAAAGAAGATGGGACGCCCATACGTGTTGAGGATACAAAATATATTGATCTGAAAACGAACAAGGAAACGGCGATAGCCGGAGAAGGACAGGCGATCGTAAAAAATAATTTACTATTTAAGTCATCGCCATCAGGTACAACGCTTATCGACTTATGAAAAAGGCCAGAGGTCAATTCATTCGGATTGACTTCTGGTTTTTTCATTTTTGGTTGACTTTTCCTCCTGTCCCAGTGTACTATATATCTAGAACACTAAAACACAAATACAAAAGGAGAGGACGAAAAATGGAAGTGTGGATCCGATTACTCGGAAAAGATTTAAAGATGATGAAAGGATGGTTTCTAGGCGGCATTGCTGTAATGATTGCGATCAACATACTGGGCGCATGGATCGCATATGAAACACGCGTAGGGGCATCTAGTTTTTTACTGTCGTTTGTGCTCTTCATCCATGCTCTGTATGTACCGGTATATATATGGATTAGTTTGTCTAAAGAATGGAGGGGAACGTACGTATACTGGTTGCAATTCCCCCAGTCCAGCTGGACATTACTAGCGATCAAATTAGGGAGCGCTCTTATTAGCCTGTGTATCTCTTATGTTGCTGCTTTTGTTATGTTTTATGGCATAAACCAGATGGATTTGAACAGCAGCAAATCGTTGATGAACATTATGACAGGTCCAGATGCTTTTGATATACGCGGGTATGTTGACTATATGAACGAGCATTTTTTCTCGGTGTTTTCCCTTGTGTTATATATGAATGTTGTTTTCGGCGTATGGGCTCTTCTGTTTAACATTTCGATCCAGGCTGTACGACGTAGATTACATCGTTTTAGTGGGATTGTTATGTTTGTGATTTTTGCCTTTTTACTTTGGGCAGAATTTAAATTTAGTACCACGAACCTGTATAGTTCAGTAACGAAATGGGGAGCGTTTTCAGGCGATTCCGTATGGGCGTATTTA includes the following:
- a CDS encoding TraR/DksA C4-type zinc finger protein; protein product: MLSSQDLAYFRERLTRQLHDLKTRLVDNDHYGTGRAAMQESIGELSNYDNHPADTGSEMFEREKDIALTERTEQDMYDTEQALTAIQNGTYGTCEVCGAEIPRERLEAIPQALCCVQHAEQNVRNHRPIEEVVLGPPFGAFDYDRWDATMYDAEDALQEVTRYGTSDSPADHPSRDGLSYNDMYLEAEEPVGYVEEVEGLAISDMEGHYIGINTDSLLHERYERRIDEADTEWMTRLEQLDEIGGEAHERSVERR
- a CDS encoding lipoate--protein ligase family protein is translated as MEQWRFLDTGTNSPAINMAIDEAVLTIHSKGLTRPSVRFYDWNPATVSIGYFQKAEKEIDLARVQERGLGFVRRATGGRTVLHDKELTYSVVVSEHHPLMPSGVTDAYRIISQGLLEGFRLLGMQADLMNPEAAKFAEPSSAACFDVPSSYELVVEGRKVAGSAQTRQKGVILQHGSILLDMDAELLFDIIRFPNERVRDRLLKSFYEKAVAINELRKQPVTLAEVKPAFREGFARGFAVELIDDVLTQEEWELAEQLAYEKYGNDEWNFRR
- a CDS encoding adenosylcobalamin-dependent ribonucleoside-diphosphate reductase, whose protein sequence is MEAVTESQGKMRLEGLSEKIFLDRYALKDTDPDHIQEGDTVLVLTHDDPKFPKKEVGIVTKRTGSELEVELRNGEMVTSNADKALRTLEQTPEEMWDRLAKTIASVETTPEKQQEWQEKFRSLLDDWKLVPGGRIAAGAGANDELTLYNCYVIPSPHDSRGGIMETLGQMTEIMSRGGGVGINLSSLRPRRAQVKGVNGSSSGSVSWGGLFSHTTGLIEQGGSRRGALMLIMNDWHPDLLEFITVKQNMGMITNANLSVAISNGFMKAVKEDLEWELKFPDTTDPEYDEVWDGNLDKWLSLGKEVRVYKTVRARDVWHMIIESAWKSAEPGIVFMEYYNQMSNSWYFNPIICTNPCGEQGLPGWGVCNLSAINLSKFAKDGEVDWDSLSTAVRYSVRFLDNVVDATPYHFEENKANQKNERRVGLGTMGLAEMMIHLKIRYGSPESLEFLDKLYAFIARESYLASSEIAAEKGSFPAFIADKFLESGFMKQFDDELRETIRENGMRNVTVLTQAPTGSTGTMVGTSTGIEPFYAFEYFRQSRLGFDKQYVPIAKQWVEENDSETLPDYFVSAMDLSAEDHVRVQGAIQKWVDSSISKTANAPADFTVEETKALYELAFDLGCKGVTIYRDGSRDVQVLTTKKDEKDSKKEPEKAEKIAQSTDLDEAAPTKDYRRRPLRLKGATYKMKTPLGKAYITVNEADGAPFEVIVNVGKAGSDVFAMSEALGRVSTLFLRFGQLPDGNKARLLIKHLKGIGGSGAVGFGANRVDSIPDAVAKAIEFYLDGEDDSAPVASASEVAYADMTAASATDTHKHDRDEDGDVYREGLDLCPECGAAALVAEEGCKHCEACGYSRCS
- a CDS encoding malate:quinone oxidoreductase, yielding MLDKRTIKMSNHTKTDVILIGAGIMSATLGTLLKELVPDWDITVFEKLANTGEESSNEWNNAGTGHAALCELNYTVEKPDGSIDISKAIKINEQFQTSTQFWSYLVKHNLIRNPQDFIRALPHMSFVQGEQNVTFLKKRFEALSNNPLFQGMEFSDDPGKLMEWIPLIMKDRTSNEPIAATKIDSGTDVNFGALTRMLFDNLKSKNVDVKFKHSVDNIKRTSDGSWELKVRNVDSGTVERHTAKFVFIGGGGGSLHLLQKSGIPEGKHIGGFPVSGLFMVCNNPDVVEQHHAKVYGKAKVGAPPMSVPHLDTRFIDNKKSLLFGPFAGFSPKFLKSGSMFDLLTSVKTDNLVTMLAAGAKNVPLTKYLIEQVMLSKEQRMEELREFIPSAKSEDWGMVVAGQRVQVIKDTAAGKGTLQFGTEVVSAADGSIAALLGASPGASTAVHVMLEVIKKCFPQHLQEWESKIKEMIPSYGVSLLENPELIDEIHTSTAQTLGLEDKKQYAYV
- a CDS encoding phosphodiester glycosidase family protein → MKDYALQSLGTTQHPNLWISLFSLNTVSAAEIAKYTVGTGQPTVDSSGNATGFGDFGGIKDSSIQIEDYKDNTYSAKIMLVRDPMRLKVAVTNQIGKVGQTVSEMVRDNNAVAGVNGGSFQDVGWHGTGGDPLGTTMHDGKYYATSENSNVIGITSSGSLISGKYSVKELQDMGVKEALSFGPILVKDGQGLVRGNGGWGNAPRTAIGQKADGTIILIVTDGRFVHGPENLGATLHDIQDLMLKYGAVTAVNLDGGSSTTMVYNGKLVNEPSDVLGERKIATSFIVMPE